From Haloarcula hispanica ATCC 33960, the proteins below share one genomic window:
- a CDS encoding DUF7521 family protein, which translates to MTVPLDLLAPDAVAELSRALTAVVGLFVASLAYRGYRRNDAPKMWWLAVGIGSLTAGVYATATIAVWAGAGAGIVLLVRGLVTVAGLCAVLYALFVE; encoded by the coding sequence GTGACGGTCCCGCTCGACCTGCTCGCGCCGGACGCCGTCGCGGAACTCTCGCGAGCCCTGACGGCCGTCGTCGGACTGTTCGTCGCGTCGCTGGCCTACCGGGGCTACCGGCGCAACGATGCGCCGAAGATGTGGTGGCTCGCCGTCGGAATCGGGTCGCTGACCGCCGGCGTCTACGCCACTGCCACCATCGCTGTCTGGGCGGGCGCTGGGGCTGGCATTGTGTTGCTCGTCAGGGGTCTCGTGACCGTCGCAGGGCTCTGTGCCGTGCTGTACGCGCTGTTCGTCGAGTGA
- a CDS encoding cold-shock protein, translating to MANGKVDFFNDTGGYGFISTEDADDDVFFHMEDVGGPDLEEGEEIEFDIEQADKGPRATNVVRN from the coding sequence ATGGCAAACGGTAAGGTTGATTTCTTCAACGACACAGGCGGTTACGGTTTCATCTCGACTGAGGACGCGGACGATGACGTTTTCTTCCACATGGAAGACGTTGGCGGCCCTGACCTCGAAGAAGGCGAGGAGATCGAATTCGACATCGAACAGGCCGACAAGGGCCCCCGCGCGACGAACGTCGTCCGCAACTAA
- a CDS encoding ATP-dependent DNA helicase produces the protein MYPARITDEFPAPSYRGNQKQALADIRAAFESGKDVVLVRAPTGSGKSLLARAIAGCARTAGEAAPEQVIDAYYTTPQVSQLDDVAEDALLEDLCVIRGKNNYDCILPGETDTPVNQAPCVRERKFDCQVKHRCPYFSDRAIASNRRIAAMTLAYFMQTAGSDVFGKRDVVVIDEAHGLGEWAEMYATIDLSPQSIPMWNDIDVPDIDGLDEAVSFTERVEHLAERRVKELRNKAELTGDEVAERDSLNTLRQDLGWFREDYTDTESATTWVVDQADGENAPVTIKPMNPERYLKHTVWDRGNRFALLSATILNKEAFCANVGLDPSNVALVEVGHTFPVENRPLYDVAQGKMTYEHRDDTLPDIARTVVRIMAQHTDEKGLIHCHSYAIQEQLKDLLDDFGVGARVRTHDKEGRDGALSAWKRSDNPDVFLSVKMEEALDLEGDLCRWQVLCKAPYPNTRDSRVARRLEDDQWGWYYRTALRTVIQACGRVVRAPDDYGATYLADSSLLDLFERAEHDMPDWFRAQVDRLSAPDLPRFAPDQALSALSSGTKRRHDRSRSRSGDGNHPLSDVWD, from the coding sequence GTGTACCCCGCGCGGATTACCGACGAGTTCCCGGCCCCGTCCTACCGGGGCAACCAGAAGCAGGCCCTCGCTGACATCCGTGCGGCCTTTGAGAGCGGCAAGGACGTGGTCCTCGTTCGCGCGCCGACTGGGAGCGGGAAGTCCCTGCTCGCTCGGGCTATCGCCGGCTGTGCCCGGACCGCGGGTGAGGCCGCCCCGGAACAGGTCATCGACGCCTACTACACCACACCGCAGGTCTCCCAGCTGGACGACGTGGCCGAGGACGCTCTGCTCGAGGACCTCTGTGTCATCCGCGGGAAGAACAACTACGACTGCATCCTCCCCGGCGAGACGGACACGCCGGTGAACCAGGCCCCGTGCGTGCGCGAACGGAAGTTCGACTGCCAGGTCAAACACCGCTGTCCGTACTTCTCGGACCGCGCCATCGCCTCGAACCGCCGCATCGCCGCGATGACACTGGCCTATTTCATGCAGACCGCCGGCAGCGACGTGTTCGGCAAGCGCGACGTGGTCGTCATCGACGAGGCCCACGGCCTGGGCGAGTGGGCGGAGATGTACGCCACCATCGACCTCTCGCCGCAGTCCATCCCGATGTGGAACGACATCGACGTGCCGGACATCGACGGCCTGGACGAGGCCGTCTCCTTCACTGAACGGGTCGAACACCTCGCCGAGCGCCGGGTGAAGGAACTGCGGAACAAGGCGGAACTCACCGGCGACGAGGTGGCCGAACGTGACTCGCTGAACACGCTCCGACAGGACCTCGGGTGGTTCCGCGAGGACTACACCGACACCGAGAGCGCGACCACCTGGGTCGTCGACCAGGCCGACGGCGAGAACGCCCCGGTGACGATCAAGCCGATGAACCCCGAGCGGTACCTCAAACACACCGTCTGGGACCGCGGCAACCGCTTCGCTCTGCTGTCGGCGACCATCCTCAACAAGGAGGCGTTCTGTGCGAACGTCGGTCTGGATCCCAGTAACGTCGCGCTCGTCGAGGTCGGCCACACCTTCCCCGTCGAGAACCGGCCGCTGTACGACGTGGCCCAGGGGAAGATGACCTACGAGCACCGCGACGACACGCTGCCCGACATCGCCCGGACCGTCGTTCGCATCATGGCACAGCACACGGACGAGAAGGGGCTCATTCACTGCCATTCCTACGCTATTCAGGAGCAACTGAAGGACCTCCTCGACGACTTCGGCGTCGGCGCACGCGTCCGGACTCACGATAAAGAGGGACGCGATGGGGCGCTGTCCGCCTGGAAGCGCAGCGACAACCCCGACGTGTTCCTCTCGGTGAAGATGGAGGAGGCCCTCGACTTGGAGGGCGATCTCTGTCGCTGGCAGGTGCTGTGCAAGGCCCCCTATCCAAACACCCGCGACTCCCGCGTCGCCCGACGGCTCGAAGACGACCAGTGGGGCTGGTACTACCGGACGGCACTGCGGACGGTCATCCAGGCCTGTGGCCGCGTCGTCCGCGCGCCTGACGACTATGGCGCGACCTACCTCGCGGACTCGTCGCTGCTGGACCTGTTTGAGCGCGCCGAGCACGATATGCCCGACTGGTTCCGCGCCCAGGTCGACCGCCTCTCAGCGCCCGACTTGCCGCGGTTCGCGCCGGACCAGGCGCTTTCGGCACTCAGTTCGGGCACGAAACGCCGGCACGACCGCTCGCGCTCGCGGTCCGGGGACGGAAACCACCCGCTTTCGGACGTGTGGGACTAG
- a CDS encoding class I SAM-dependent methyltransferase, translating to MSEDGARRESSETDDQQLAAVVAKPRSQVAIESLRAEGVYDDTRSITEWTADSVAVPVTAPPQETQFREVVRQVGERRLRTLDDHLRERGWSDEEIAAAPSSWAVLGSVVLVDIGDSPRPAEVGEALLALHGEAETVLARHGISGEHREPSVEVIAGDGDTETVHTEHGTRYAMDLAEVMFSPGNKAERARMGDIVVADERVLDMFAGIGYFTLPMARAGAQVTAVERNPTAFRFLVENVMLNDVDERVHPYRADCRDVVPGFAEDGRADRVVMGYYEASAPRADDSRAPPDASHEYLDSALDALAPGGVLHMHEATPDALVFDRPIERLEAAATEAGRDVEILDTQRVKEYSEGVAHVVVDARVQ from the coding sequence ATGAGTGAGGACGGAGCCAGACGCGAGTCGAGCGAGACGGACGACCAGCAGCTAGCCGCTGTCGTCGCCAAGCCTCGCTCGCAAGTCGCTATCGAATCTTTGCGGGCCGAGGGCGTCTACGACGATACCAGAAGCATCACCGAGTGGACCGCGGACAGCGTCGCGGTTCCGGTGACGGCTCCGCCACAGGAGACGCAGTTCCGGGAGGTCGTCCGGCAGGTCGGCGAGCGCCGTCTCCGAACGCTCGATGACCACCTCCGGGAGCGCGGCTGGAGCGACGAGGAGATCGCTGCCGCGCCGAGTTCCTGGGCCGTCCTCGGCTCCGTCGTGCTGGTCGACATCGGCGACAGCCCTCGGCCGGCGGAAGTCGGCGAGGCGCTGCTGGCGCTCCACGGCGAGGCCGAAACGGTGCTGGCCCGTCACGGCATCTCCGGCGAGCACCGCGAACCCAGCGTCGAAGTCATCGCCGGCGACGGCGACACTGAGACGGTCCACACCGAACACGGCACGCGCTACGCGATGGACCTTGCCGAGGTTATGTTCTCGCCCGGCAACAAGGCCGAGCGGGCGCGGATGGGCGACATCGTCGTGGCAGACGAGCGGGTGCTGGACATGTTCGCCGGCATCGGCTACTTCACGCTCCCGATGGCCCGTGCCGGCGCGCAGGTCACCGCCGTCGAGCGCAATCCCACGGCGTTTCGCTTTCTGGTCGAGAACGTCATGCTGAACGACGTGGACGAGCGCGTTCACCCGTATCGGGCCGACTGTCGAGATGTTGTGCCGGGGTTCGCCGAGGATGGACGGGCCGACCGAGTAGTGATGGGGTACTACGAGGCCTCCGCGCCGCGCGCGGATGACAGTCGGGCTCCGCCCGACGCTTCCCACGAGTACCTCGACAGCGCGCTCGACGCGCTCGCGCCCGGCGGCGTCCTCCACATGCACGAGGCCACGCCGGACGCGCTCGTGTTCGACCGTCCCATCGAGCGACTGGAGGCGGCCGCCACCGAGGCCGGCCGGGACGTCGAGATTCTGGATACCCAACGCGTCAAGGAGTACAGCGAGGGCGTCGCCCACGTTGTCGTCGACGCTCGGGTGCAGTAG
- a CDS encoding 60S ribosomal export protein NMD3 produces MSRSGEFCPRCGDEIPEGTDERPELAGAGGQRNSEHVLCDACYFEEFDLVDAPDTIQVRVCSRCGAVHKGNRWVDIGAEDYTDIAVEQVSEALGIHVDAQSVAWQVAPEQLDKNNIRMHAEFSGVIRGTPVTEEVTVPVRISRQTCKRCGKIAGGSFASIVQVRADGRDPTDDERERAEEIAEEYIAAREATGDRNAFITETKSVDNGLDMKISTNQMGLGIAKRITAQLGGSYSDSRRLISEDEDGQELYRMTYAVRLPRYRQGEVIDPEDGDGPVLVRSVQGNLKGVRLTTGEDYEASFEEGETPDARRLGFREDAQTTTLVAVEDDNAVQVLDPETFESKTVPRPDYLDTDTDTDTDEVPVLKSHAGLHILPAEGDNTDTDE; encoded by the coding sequence ATGAGCCGGTCGGGAGAGTTCTGTCCACGCTGCGGTGACGAAATACCGGAGGGCACCGACGAGCGCCCGGAGTTAGCGGGTGCCGGCGGTCAGCGTAACTCCGAGCACGTCCTCTGTGACGCCTGCTACTTCGAGGAGTTCGACCTGGTGGACGCCCCCGACACCATCCAGGTTCGGGTCTGTTCGCGGTGCGGCGCGGTCCACAAGGGAAACCGCTGGGTCGACATCGGCGCGGAGGACTACACCGATATCGCCGTCGAGCAGGTCAGCGAGGCGCTCGGTATCCACGTCGACGCCCAGTCGGTCGCCTGGCAGGTCGCTCCCGAGCAACTCGACAAGAACAACATCCGGATGCACGCGGAGTTCTCCGGCGTCATCCGCGGGACGCCAGTCACCGAGGAAGTGACCGTCCCCGTCCGCATCTCCCGGCAGACGTGCAAGCGCTGCGGGAAAATCGCCGGCGGTTCCTTCGCCAGCATCGTTCAGGTGCGGGCCGACGGGCGCGACCCGACCGACGACGAGCGCGAGCGGGCCGAAGAAATCGCAGAAGAGTACATCGCCGCCCGTGAAGCGACCGGCGACCGCAACGCCTTCATCACCGAGACGAAGTCCGTCGACAACGGGCTGGACATGAAGATCTCGACGAACCAGATGGGGCTTGGCATCGCCAAGCGCATCACCGCCCAGCTTGGGGGCTCCTACTCCGATTCGCGGCGTCTCATCTCCGAGGACGAGGACGGCCAGGAGCTGTACCGGATGACCTACGCCGTCCGCCTGCCCCGCTACCGACAGGGCGAGGTCATCGACCCGGAGGACGGCGACGGGCCGGTGCTGGTCCGTTCGGTGCAGGGGAACCTCAAGGGCGTCCGCCTGACGACGGGCGAAGACTACGAGGCCAGTTTCGAAGAGGGCGAAACGCCCGACGCCCGCCGCCTGGGGTTCCGCGAGGACGCCCAGACGACCACTCTCGTCGCCGTCGAGGACGACAACGCCGTCCAGGTGTTAGACCCCGAAACCTTCGAGAGCAAGACCGTCCCGCGGCCGGACTACCTCGACACCGACACCGACACCGACACCGACGAAGTTCCGGTGCTGAAGAGCCACGCCGGGTTGCACATTCTCCCGGCCGAGGGAGACAACACGGATACCGATGAGTGA
- a CDS encoding NAD-dependent epimerase/dehydratase family protein, giving the protein MSDTVVVTGGLGRSGRWICDHLAGEYHVVCVDLDHPGWEIPTREHIDFKAVDVTEGVEVRDLFSEIDPDAVVHWAALPAPERHAGTRVFDTNVSATYNVVDAAGRAGADVVWASSESAYGLAFAEETPLPAYLPIDEAHPTAPEDPYGTSKVAGEEVAKMVVRRDGVNVASIRPSWIQYPGEYNCRDVATGDLAGGTGNCWSYVDVRDVATAVAAALDADIGGHEAFNVAAAENYVGRPTADLVEEQWGELPAECELDDDQSALSTAKAQGLLDWEPEYDWREAVDADIAAPTLTGE; this is encoded by the coding sequence ATGAGCGACACAGTCGTCGTCACTGGCGGGCTCGGGCGTTCGGGGCGCTGGATCTGTGACCACCTCGCCGGCGAGTACCACGTCGTCTGCGTGGACCTGGACCACCCGGGCTGGGAAATCCCGACGCGGGAGCACATCGATTTCAAAGCCGTCGACGTGACTGAGGGCGTCGAGGTCCGTGACCTGTTCAGCGAGATCGATCCAGACGCCGTCGTCCACTGGGCCGCGTTGCCGGCGCCGGAGCGCCACGCGGGCACGCGAGTGTTCGACACCAACGTTTCCGCGACGTACAACGTCGTCGACGCGGCGGGTCGGGCCGGCGCGGACGTCGTCTGGGCGTCCTCGGAGAGCGCCTACGGACTGGCCTTCGCCGAGGAGACGCCGCTCCCGGCGTATCTCCCGATAGACGAGGCACATCCGACTGCGCCGGAGGACCCGTACGGCACATCGAAGGTCGCCGGCGAAGAAGTAGCGAAGATGGTCGTCCGGCGTGACGGCGTCAACGTGGCGTCGATACGGCCGTCGTGGATTCAGTACCCCGGCGAGTACAACTGCCGGGACGTGGCCACGGGGGACCTCGCCGGCGGCACCGGTAACTGCTGGTCGTATGTCGATGTGCGCGACGTGGCGACAGCGGTCGCGGCGGCGCTCGATGCCGACATCGGCGGTCACGAAGCGTTCAACGTCGCCGCCGCCGAGAACTACGTCGGCCGGCCGACGGCTGACCTCGTGGAAGAGCAGTGGGGTGAGCTTCCCGCAGAGTGTGAACTGGACGACGACCAGTCGGCGCTCTCAACTGCGAAAGCGCAGGGCCTGTTGGACTGGGAGCCGGAATACGACTGGCGTGAGGCCGTCGACGCCGACATTGCAGCGCCGACCCTCACGGGTGAGTGA
- the htpX gene encoding zinc metalloprotease HtpX: MEWQTDWGLRGRMALTMFLLFALYIVFLGVLVVAFENLALIVVVMGLFLGAQFFFSDKLALYSMGARTVEPEEYPELHRTVDRLAQQADLPKPKVAVADSRVPNAFATGRSKDSSAVCVTTGIMDTLDQDELEGVLAHELAHIKNRDVMVMTIASFLSTIAFLIVRWGWLFSGGRERGGQQVPVIVAILISLVVWVISFLLIRTLSRYREYAADRGGAMITGKPAALANALMKIDGQMDKVPKEDMRDQAEMNAFFIIPIDVGWIGRLASTHPSTKKRIDRLQDLERELEGR; the protein is encoded by the coding sequence ATGGAGTGGCAAACAGACTGGGGGCTCCGAGGCCGAATGGCCCTGACGATGTTCCTGCTGTTCGCGCTGTACATCGTCTTCCTCGGAGTGCTCGTTGTGGCTTTCGAGAACCTCGCGCTTATCGTGGTCGTCATGGGACTGTTCCTCGGTGCGCAGTTCTTCTTCAGCGACAAGCTCGCCTTGTATTCGATGGGAGCCCGGACGGTCGAACCGGAAGAGTACCCCGAACTCCACCGGACTGTCGACCGCCTGGCTCAGCAGGCCGACCTCCCGAAGCCGAAGGTCGCCGTCGCCGACTCTCGGGTGCCCAACGCCTTCGCCACCGGCCGGTCGAAAGACAGTTCGGCCGTCTGCGTGACGACGGGCATCATGGACACGCTCGATCAGGACGAACTGGAGGGCGTGCTGGCCCACGAGCTGGCCCACATCAAGAACCGCGACGTGATGGTGATGACCATCGCGTCGTTCCTCTCGACGATTGCCTTCCTCATCGTCCGGTGGGGCTGGCTGTTCAGCGGCGGCCGCGAACGTGGCGGCCAGCAGGTACCGGTCATCGTCGCCATCCTCATCTCGCTGGTCGTCTGGGTCATCTCGTTCCTCCTGATCCGGACGCTCAGCCGCTACCGCGAGTACGCCGCCGACCGCGGCGGCGCGATGATTACCGGCAAGCCCGCCGCCCTCGCCAACGCGCTGATGAAGATCGACGGCCAAATGGACAAAGTTCCGAAGGAGGATATGCGCGACCAGGCGGAGATGAACGCCTTCTTCATCATCCCCATCGACGTCGGGTGGATCGGCCGCCTGGCCAGTACCCACCCGTCGACGAAGAAACGTATCGACCGCCTGCAGGACCTCGAACGCGAACTCGAAGGGCGCTAG